One genomic window of Candidatus Sulfotelmatobacter sp. includes the following:
- a CDS encoding response regulator, with the protein MNAGAASTPAPLVLVVEDDAPIRRFLRAALEANGYRLREALTGKEGLALAATDVPDLVLLDLGLPDIPGLEVVRRLREWSRVPIVVVSARGQEQDKILALDAGADDYVTKPFAMGELLARLRVAFRHRARGESDDEGMIESGELRVDLARRRVTIGDAEVRLTPIEYRLLAELARHAGRVLTHEHLLREVWGPSHVRDHHYLRVYTAQLRQKLEREPARPKLLITEPGVGYRLAMP; encoded by the coding sequence ATGAACGCCGGCGCCGCGAGCACGCCCGCGCCGCTGGTGCTGGTGGTGGAGGACGACGCTCCGATTCGCCGCTTCCTGCGCGCGGCGCTCGAAGCCAACGGCTATCGGCTTCGCGAAGCGCTCACCGGCAAGGAAGGGCTCGCGCTCGCCGCCACCGACGTGCCCGATCTGGTGCTGCTCGACCTCGGGCTTCCCGATATCCCGGGGCTGGAAGTCGTAAGGCGCCTGCGGGAGTGGAGTCGGGTGCCGATTGTGGTGGTCTCGGCGCGCGGACAGGAGCAGGACAAGATTCTCGCGCTCGACGCCGGCGCCGACGATTACGTCACCAAGCCGTTCGCGATGGGCGAGCTGCTGGCGCGCCTGCGCGTCGCGTTCCGGCATCGCGCGCGCGGCGAATCGGACGACGAAGGCATGATCGAATCGGGTGAGCTGCGCGTCGATCTCGCGCGAAGGCGCGTGACGATCGGGGACGCCGAGGTGCGGCTGACGCCAATCGAATATCGATTGCTGGCGGAGCTGGCGCGACACGCCGGGCGCGTCCTGACGCACGAGCATCTGCTGCGCGAAGTGTGGGGGCCCTCGCACGTGCGCGATCATCACTATCTGCGCGTCTACACGGCACAGCTTCGCCAGAAGCTCGAGCGCGAACCGGCGCGGCCGAAGCTGCTGATCACCGAACCGGGCGTGGGCTACCGTCTGGCGATGCCGTGA